A stretch of Thermostichus vulcanus str. 'Rupite' DNA encodes these proteins:
- a CDS encoding ABC transporter ATP-binding protein: MKTSEIAAPEGCHQSEIALRLQGITKRYPLVLANDHIDLEVRWGEILALMGENGAGKSTLMKIVYGLVTPDEGSLWVDGQPVNIHSPTDAIRLGIGMVHQHFMLVDPLTVVENVILGAEPGHRFQVNFRQARAQVAQLIAEMGFDLDPDAKIEDLPVGLQQRVEILKTLYRKARILILDEPTAVLTPQEASELFAFLRRFTQQGGAVIFISHKLNEVMQISDRITVIRDGKVVATVPTAETHAQELARLMVGREVSLTVEKDPCTPETVLLDVQEVWVEVPGRKPAVAGVSFQVRSGEIVGIAGVEGNGQTELVEAITGLRSYRGSIRYGENKPGSGQWSSLSARQVRYWGLSHIPEDRNVRGLVLDFPTRDNLILGDHHQKPYAGWLGFFNEPSINQHAEQVVNTFDVRPRSISLTARRYSGGNAQKIIVGRELSCGPRVLVAAQPTRGVDVGAIEAIHRRIVQARDQGMAVLLVSADLNEIIGLADRILVIHEGRIAGELSPAEATEERLGLLMGGIPVASDSEGSLNR; this comes from the coding sequence ATGAAGACCTCCGAAATTGCCGCCCCAGAGGGATGCCATCAGAGTGAAATTGCTTTGCGGTTGCAAGGCATTACCAAACGCTATCCACTGGTGCTGGCCAATGATCACATTGATCTGGAGGTGCGCTGGGGAGAAATTCTGGCTCTGATGGGGGAGAACGGAGCGGGCAAATCCACCCTGATGAAGATCGTCTATGGATTAGTGACCCCGGATGAGGGATCCCTTTGGGTGGATGGTCAACCGGTCAACATTCACAGCCCAACCGATGCGATTCGGCTGGGGATTGGTATGGTTCACCAGCACTTTATGTTGGTGGATCCCTTAACGGTGGTGGAAAACGTCATCCTCGGCGCGGAACCGGGCCATCGCTTCCAGGTGAATTTTCGCCAAGCACGGGCACAGGTGGCGCAGCTAATCGCGGAGATGGGCTTTGATCTCGATCCAGACGCGAAAATTGAGGATCTGCCGGTGGGGCTGCAACAGCGGGTGGAGATTCTCAAAACCCTTTACCGCAAGGCGCGCATTTTGATTTTGGATGAGCCTACAGCCGTCTTGACCCCCCAAGAGGCCAGCGAGCTATTTGCTTTTTTGCGCCGGTTTACTCAGCAAGGTGGGGCTGTCATTTTTATTAGCCACAAGCTGAATGAGGTGATGCAGATCTCAGATCGCATCACGGTGATTCGGGATGGCAAAGTGGTGGCAACGGTGCCCACAGCCGAAACCCATGCCCAGGAATTGGCCCGCTTGATGGTGGGGCGGGAGGTGAGCCTGACGGTCGAGAAGGATCCCTGTACCCCGGAGACCGTGTTGTTGGATGTGCAGGAGGTGTGGGTGGAGGTACCGGGGCGGAAACCGGCCGTGGCGGGGGTGAGCTTCCAGGTGCGTTCCGGCGAGATTGTCGGCATTGCTGGGGTGGAAGGAAACGGTCAAACGGAATTGGTAGAAGCCATTACCGGCCTGAGGAGCTATCGAGGATCCATTCGCTATGGGGAGAACAAGCCGGGTTCTGGCCAATGGAGCTCCCTGTCGGCTCGGCAGGTGCGCTATTGGGGCCTTAGCCATATCCCAGAGGATCGCAATGTGCGGGGGTTGGTTTTGGATTTTCCGACACGGGACAACCTGATCCTGGGGGATCATCACCAAAAGCCCTATGCTGGTTGGCTGGGATTTTTCAATGAACCGTCGATTAATCAACATGCTGAACAGGTGGTGAATACCTTCGATGTGCGTCCCCGCAGTATTTCCCTGACGGCACGGCGCTACTCTGGGGGCAATGCCCAAAAAATCATTGTTGGGCGGGAACTCTCCTGTGGGCCGAGGGTGCTGGTGGCAGCACAACCGACGCGGGGGGTGGATGTGGGAGCGATCGAGGCGATTCATCGGCGCATTGTGCAGGCCCGGGATCAGGGCATGGCGGTGTTGCTGGTATCGGCAGATCTGAATGAGATCATCGGCTTGGCAGATCGCATCTTGGTGATTCACGAGGGCCGCATTGCCGGGGAATTATCCCCTGCCGAGGCAACCGAAGAACGGCTGGGCTTGCTCATGGGCGGGATCCCCGTTGCTTCCGATTCCGAGGGATCCCTGAATCGGTAA